CGTGTGGGCAACAAAAACCGACTCCTTCCAGAGCACCAGGAAAGAATCCTGGACGCCTTTAACCAACGTCAGACTAAGGAGCACTTCACACGTCTGGTCACTGCGGCAGACATCGAGGAGAACAACTACAACATTTCGGTCTCCAGCTACGTGGAGAAAGAAGACACGACCGAAGCCATCGACATTACAGCCTTAAACGCGAAGATCGCGGGGATCGTGGCTCGCCAATCTGAGCTACGCACACAGATTGACGCCATCGTGGCAGACCTTGAAGGGAGTCCAGCATGAGCGACAAGCCCGAAAAGCCTCGGAAGGACTTGGATATCGTGCGCGCTTCGGCGGCCGAATATCTGACGTTTATTGCTTCGATTGGCGGTGAATCAGAATCGACCGAGCTGCTCTACTTCGAAGAGAACCTGTGGCTCACGCAGAAAATGATGGCGACCCTCTACGGCGTCACCGTGCAAACCGTGAATCATCACCTACTCAGAGTATTTGCCGATCACGAACTGGAAGAGTCTTCAGTTATCAAACAGCATTTGATAACTGCCTCGGACGGCAAGAGCTACAACACCAAGCTCTACGGCCTGCAAGCAATCATCGCTGTCGGGTTCAAGATCGAGAACGAACGAGCGGTGCAGTTCCGAAAGTGGGCGGGTCAGATCGTGAAGCTCTACACCATCCAGGGGTGGGTTATGGATGTGGATCGCCTGAAGAAGGGGCACATGTTCACGGATGAATACTTCGACCGCCAACTCCAGCTCATCCGAGAAATCCGTCTGTCGGAGCGGAAGTTCTACCAAAAAGTCACCGACCTCTACGCTTCTGCGTTCGACTACGACCAGACGTCTCAGACAACGAAGCTTTTCTTCGCGTTGGTGCAAAACAAGATGCACTGGGCAGTTCACCGCCACACTGCCGCCGAACTCATCATCGAACGGGCAGATGCAGAGAAAGAGCACATGGGTCTCAACACATGGGAATCAGCCCCAATGGGCAAGATCGTCAAGTCTGATGTCTCGATTGCCAAGAACTACCTCAACGACGAAGAGATGGAGCACATGGAACGGATTGTCTCGATGTACCTTGATTACGCTGAAGACCAAGCAAAGCGGAAGGTTCCTATGTCGATGGAGGACTGGGCAAAGCGTTTGGATGGCTTCCTCGAATTCAACGAGCGTGAGGTACTGACTGGCCCTGGACGCATAAGCCACGAGCAAGCCAAGCTCCACGCG
The window above is part of the Chthonomonas sp. genome. Proteins encoded here:
- a CDS encoding virulence RhuM family protein translates to MSDKPEKPRKDLDIVRASAAEYLTFIASIGGESESTELLYFEENLWLTQKMMATLYGVTVQTVNHHLLRVFADHELEESSVIKQHLITASDGKSYNTKLYGLQAIIAVGFKIENERAVQFRKWAGQIVKLYTIQGWVMDVDRLKKGHMFTDEYFDRQLQLIREIRLSERKFYQKVTDLYASAFDYDQTSQTTKLFFALVQNKMHWAVHRHTAAELIIERADAEKEHMGLNTWESAPMGKIVKSDVSIAKNYLNDEEMEHMERIVSMYLDYAEDQAKRKVPMSMEDWAKRLDGFLEFNEREVLTGPGRISHEQAKLHAETEFEKYRIVQDRIFQSDFDRFLEAGKKSEMEDSE